The DNA window aaataaaagatatgGTTAAACTTTACACAAGAATAATTTGtgagaattaaataattatttttaaaagatataactttaataaatatatgatattattatacaaaattcataaaatactTGAATCATCTAGTTAGATGTCTAACACTAAAATgacagttatatatatatataattaatgatgcttaatttttaaagtgtctggattgtcgggtcgagaactgtggttaatatagatatatatgttagagtaaatggatacttgggtcggattgtgggttgacctgcccataaacataaaacggttaaaaataaaattaaaacttttatatgtatattttgaacttgtaacctaacaaagtAAATACAACCTTtttaccaactaggctaataacacattatattttaaattcaacaccaaattagattaccgcagaacattttaacaatacaagttcaaaattttaactatactaatctatatatatatataatgatgcttaatttttaaagtgtctggattgtcgggtcgagatttgtggttaatttgaatatatatgtgcgagtaaatgaatacttgggttggattgtgggttgaaccacccataaacttaaaacggttaaaaataaaatgaaagatgctatgtatgttttgaacttgaaacctaacaaaacaagtacaaccctttaaccaactaggttaacaTTTGTGATTATGATTGATGGGGGAATGTGCATGACATTTGAGAGAATTTGTGGTCGATGGGGATAACATTTGTTAGCCTCTACATAAATGCGTGTGTAATTAAGGGTGACATCTACCGAGTttctacacattttatatgaatttctcatcaagtTCTCACAGTACAATTGTCTCCCTTTCTCATTGAgtctttcttaaattaattatcctttctccttaggtataggAAGCACCAAAAGAGGAGGAGGGCGACGACAACGGAAGAGAGACCCAAAagaaaatattcgatcttgttttgaagaaaaatgggaagcgaaGAAAGACGAGAATTCGAATTCAAGAGGAAGTCAAGGATTCTTTGCCTCCGTGAATTTAGAaaagtgtttttaaaaattaaaaattagttttctatttttacacattttatatgaatttctcatcaaattctcatGGTATTTACCAAATTCTCGTGTACAATCATCTCTCATTTTTTAGgtctagttttttttaaatcaattatcctttctccttaggtataggTAGCACAAGAAGAGGAGATGTGACGGAGGAGGGAGACGACAACGCAATGGAGGAGGGCGACGACTAAGCAAGAGAGACCTAGAAAAAGAGATTCGATCTTGATTCGAAAAAAATGGGAAGCGAAGGAAGACGAGGATTCGAAATCTAGAGGAAGCCCAGTATTCTCTGCCTTtgtgaatttagaaaaaaattaaaaattaatttaaattttttaacacatttttacatgaatttctcatcaaattctaacggtatttatcaaatttttgcGGTACAAATgtctctcttttctccttagTTCTAGGTCTTTTTTAAATTGACTCTCCTTTTTCCTTTGTTATAGGTAGAAAAAGAAGAGGAGGTGAATGACGAAAACGACGGGACGGAGGAGGCGGCAACGACACAAGAGAGACTTAGAGGAAATATTCTaacttgatttgaagaaaaatgggaagcaaAAGAAGACGAGGAATTGAAATCAAGTGCAAGCACCAATTagaataataacaaattaagaagtcgaataccgaaagatttctaaacatctttcggtattgaaTGAGAATTGGTATTTTACTCCTAACTAagataatcaagtgtgtgttattttttaattatagggattgtttttaattttataagtgtatatgattgtgtttaattatataaaaaagtttatatgtatgtttgtttgtgtttgatgttatTTATGATTTGTCTAGAGTTTGATTATAAGGATGTGTAGTGattgtgtataattttaaactagatgaatgtgttaaatgttttaaaagaaaaaaatttaggcATACCGAGATATATGAAATAATCTCTCGGTAATTGGGGTCAAAATTGAGAGACTTGTGTATATCCCTCGGTAACATTTAAGGTCAAAATcgagagatatacacaaatctCTAGTTTTCATATACTAtaaataccgagagatttatgtatatctctcggtaacAAATTTGTGTCATTACAAGAGATTTTGGTATATCTCTCGAGAAAAACCTTCATATTTTAGATCTAAACCCTTTTTCCTAATCACTTTCCGTGCTCACACCCTCTCTTCTCCTAAGCCCACTACAGACTGACGACGCCGAGCGATAAATCCGCCCCACAATCGACGATACCCACGATTACCTCCGCCCACGACCGATGCTGCTGCATCTTCGACCTATCCTTTTCCCACCGTCCTCTTCGTCCTCTTCAACACATTGCTTCAAGGATAGTAATTAGtgtatatttatgttaaatttagataatttttattatatatgtcatatttaagttatatatgttagatttaggttacaGATGGTCATATCGATCAATATATAGAGATCGAATTGGAACACGCCAAACATATATGGGATAGGTGGCGCATTGATTTGAACAAGGATTATATTTGAGTTCATCATGGACAGTAGGCAATCCCCCACGAGACTACGATCCAGCCGATTGAGAGTACGTGTGTAGACACCATTACTTCACAcataaatttaaggtacggtttcataattgaaataaaaactgataacactacttctaacttcatttttattttaaatacagaGAAACAGCGGTATAAATGTAGAGAATgtgaataaattgaaatttccGCATTATATGAGTAATAAGCCATTTTCACAAGTGGAGAAAGAtttggtatgtacattatttcaaataacttaatataaataatgttactaatttcataagttatttatttcaacagacgGGTGAAATAGGACGAACACCCATTGTTGTTGAAATTTTTAAGAGGACTCGTACACCGAAAGCTATAAAGAAAACCCTAACCCGATCCCGGACGTACGAGCACAAGAGAAGATTGTAAGTTAAATGactttaattgaaattttaataaattttatatagcgtatataaatgaaaattaattttaaatgtgcaGGCGGAGATGGAAGAAGTAAGAAGCAACGAACCAAATATCTCTGACTTTGACTTGACGGAGAAAGTGTTTGAACGCCAACTACATGAAATAAtgactttcggtttttctctctaGTAActaaaccgagagatttatgaAATCTTTCAGGAAACACCAAAATAGATTTACCAAAAGCCACTATACCAACAAATGCCCAGAGTTTCCTAAATTTTCGGTATTAATGTTATACCGACAGATATAGGGTCATTATCGAGAGATTATACTCTCGGTAATAACTTGTTATTCACTAGTGTAACATTTTTCACTCCTCATCCCCAACCCCGTAccaaattataaatacataaaccCAACCATCGGATACCCACGAGTATCGGGTATATGGGTACCCATTTCCATCTCTATATCATTGCATGATTTAAGCGTTATTTACAACGTTTGATCTAGTTGCTTGATTGTGGAATAAAATGCACTAATtcaatttatgaaattaatgttTGGGTAGTCgttcttgatcttcttctcAAGATTGACGAACCGAAGAAGTCCCATAATGAGTTATGTATTAATATGGGATCAATACCAAGTCAATCCTCGTTGATTTGAACATGTATTACATTTTTTAAGCTTTCAATTTGATTTCTTTTGTGGTTTAGTTTGacatgataaatattttttcgatGGTGTATGTTGAGTTGGTACAAGGTAGAAATAGATTGGTTTAAAAGAACATGAATTTTTGCATTATTCTCCCATTTATCGTTTTCACGACCAAATGTTCATCTTTATTGACattctaatcatattttttaagcGCAAACTTGCCCGAATTTAAAGGTTTAAAGTGGAATGGATTCCTCTACAAATCTTCTATCCAATTGAATGCTAAGATTGAGATTTGGTGTTAAGCTCTTCTAAACCTCAACATGATAAGAATAAAACCATGTCATGACACTAATATATTTGACTTAAAATATCTCCCTAACTAGAAACTAATATGACTATTGCGAATATGCATTGGACAGGTAATGAAATATCCAACACACCCAGCAAAATATCACTCAGATCCATTAAGTATAAGTCTAGTTATGGCCATATCAATTAAGCCTAGAAGCACAAATAAAAAGTCCTAAAATCCAAACCAATCTATTGTTCTACATCAAAGCATCATTCCTTGACGCTAATAACCGTGGATTGGGTTTCATCTGACGGTTAGTattcaaaatacataaaaaaaatagtgatcCGCGTGCATGAAAATTCAACCAATCAGCTTTCAACTTCTATATATAGGGTGTCATCCTTTACTATTTAAATGATctatatttcataattatatataatctacTTCAAATTGATATCAATTTTTGTCCCTAGAAAAGCTTCAAGTTTATTCTCTGTAATGGCGACCCAAACTTCTTCGGCGGTCAAGGCAAAGAAGATTAAGAATCCTCCGACCCATCCTCGGTATATCGAGGTGAATGTCAATTAACGTTGTTTTGTCGGAATCTGTTTCATATATCTAACTAATCTTTGTTTGAATCGATTTATTTGTAGATGGTTACGGAAGCGATTGTGACATTGAAGGAGAGGAATGGATCGAGTCAGTACGCAATCGCGAAGCACATCGAGGACAAGCAGAAACAACTTCCTTCCAATTTTAAGAAGCTGTTATTGGTTCAACTTAAGAAACTCGTTGCGTCTGGAAAATTGGTGAAGGTGAAGAGTTCGTTCAAGATTCCGGCGGCGGCGGCTCGATCTAAGGTGTCCAAGACTGTCATCCCTCCGACTAAGAACTCTGTCAAGCCGGTTGAGAAGAAAAACAAGCTGCCAGTCAAGACTAAGGCTGCCACCACTAAGCCTGCGGCTAAACCAACCCCTAAATCGAAGGTCACTGTTGCTAAATCTGAAGCTAAACCTAAAGCTGCTTCGAAGGCCAAACCTGCAGCTAAGCCCAAAGCTGCTGCTGCCGCTAAGCCCAAAGCTGCTGCGGCTAAGCCCAAAGCTGCTGCGGCTAAGCCCAAAGCTGCTGCGGCTAAGCCAAAGGAAGCCATCAAGAAAGCTAAGGTTGTCACTGCCATGACCTCTACAAGGACATCTCCCGCAGCTTCCCCTGCTCTGAAGCCGGCTCCAAAGAAAGCACCGGTGAAGCCAAAGACAGTTAAGTCGTCGGAGAAGAAAAGAGTGACAAGGTCGAGAAAGAATTGAGATGAAAATAGTTctgtaaattatttttggatcttTCGGTCGGTCAGAAACATTATCAAAAGTAGCATACCTAATAacatatatttcattataatagTACACAAACAAGACTTTTATTGCTAGTTATGGCCTATAATTGTAAGGAGTAAGCAAACTATTTCTCATTCCATTCTTTCACAAATTTGATCTCAGGATTCAACATTTCTCAATGCACTAATTCTTTCAGATTTTATCCACTTTCAATATCTTTgtatttgaaaatgaagataGTTCGCTAATTCTTGTAAAATTAAGTTCGCTAATTCTTGTAAAATTACGTTCACTTATATCTTGATGTAATAATGAGAAAATAAGGTTGAACACTTTGAAGCGGTGAGTTTAATCATTGATTGttagaaaattaaaagttatagatctttattgtcttttataaaattagggtttatttaattattaatgggcttggacctgagcctgtatgtataagtaatttagtgtttctaggctaattactccttTATAATGGTTGTTTGTAAGGTTAATACAGAtcacttgagaatagaaatactTTTTTCCTCTTCAGCAAATCTTATTGTCTTTCCCAATTTTCCAAGGTTTTCTTTCTTTGTAATCGTTTTTcaaagatccaatagtcaaaagCTGTTAGACTCCACTCTCAAACTGGATACAAATGTTACTTTACAAATTGTGTACTCTATcatatttgtttcaaattaaGAACACTTTGGAGAATCAACATTATTGGAAGttgtaacattttaatattCTGAATTAAACAGTACTAGTCAATATTATGTATGCTTACTTGAGTGTAAACAATGCTCACTCTTGTGTTTCCTCtttttatgtagaaattattGTGTTTTCCTAATCTATGTTTTAGTGTGTTATGTTAAGATTCACTTCCAACCTCATACTataagttttgattttttacTATTTCACATAGGCATGTCCTAATGACAATCACATCTTTAAAACACCACAATTCTTTAGGAAATGGGATATACTGATGATGatgttttcatcaagagattCATAGTGAAGAAATGTGATGTTGTAGAGAAAAACACATCAATTTTGTGATGTTTTCATAGTGAAGAAATGGGATATAAGAGATTTTTTACTATTTCACATAGGCATGTCCTAATGACAAACACATCTTCTCTTTATGATTAACTAGTTTGTGAGTTTCATGTTTTTGTAGAAAAATTGGTTGTCTAGATATGGAACAAAATGAAGGTTTTACTTTAGAGGCACTCAATTTCTTAGTGATTGCACATGTAAATAGTTATGATCTTCCATACTCAGGGTCATTTAGGAATAAATTTAGTGGTTTACTTATATTTACTTCTCTTCAATAAAGATGTCATATTCTAATGGTTAATAGCCTGATTGCAAGGTTTGAGAATGAACCTTTAACTATTTATCGAAaggaaaaacaattaaaaagtTTTGAGATAGACATTACACATTTTGGggaataaaaatacattttgctgtgaaaataatatcatttagaaggatcaatttttataaacacATGCTGGATTAGGAAGTGGGCTTGGTGTGTTAGGCCTCtttgtaattttggggataTTAATTGTGTTATCATCAAATTTGCTTTATCTGTCTAACCCAGaaaaaatttatacattatttatgaCTAGATTTAGTATACTATAGATTCAGTACTATAGTATACTAGATTTGAAGGCGTTACGTACAAACATGTTGTTTCTCACTTTTTTGGCTATCTATTTTTTGATATGCGTCAATTTTCTAGAAAGTTAACCAAGCACATAGTTGTTGCgagttttttttctatatatcgATGATGAATGATCAACTTCAATGATATGATCAACTTCAATTATATGAACAACTGTCTCCATCTCTGTTGTATATAGGACACAATGTACATCCGgtataataattatttgctGATTTTATCTTTTGTCATGAGCTTCTTACGGTACACAAACCAATGGTTAAAGCGGTGTTTTAGTGCGACTTTGGAAAACCACACGATGTTGTGTCAATCAACAATATGCTCGAGAGCTCGAAGTACATCCCAAATTTGcgtaaacataatttttttcccTTTGCAATTTTTCAGTTTTGAATATCACGCGTCACAAAAAGACAAAAGATTACACACGTGCGAGGATGCCTCTTCCACTCTTCCTAAGACCTAAAACAATTGCCTATCATTAATATCATACTCGAACATCTACACTTTGAGGCTTATGGATTGATATTCGAACTTCTATCGACCCGTATTCAATCATCTTTCCCAAATACTCTCTCATATTCATTATCTTTTTCAGCAATCATGACATTTTATCCGAGACAGGGTTTGTCAAAACGTTGGACtctctcttcatgaatctcgaATGAACTCATTTAACCCAAAGAGTATTGCTTCTTGGTAATGGGTAATGGGTAATGACCCAAAAATGTTTGATAGTAAGAGTTTTGTTTCATTCCATAcagtttttttaaatcaatttcacCCTCTTCTTTTGGAATACAAATGTTTAGCCCTTTGACCCTTATTGCCACCACGACTAAATTTCCCCCCATATGAAACAACCCATAATTTTGGTAAAACTATTACATAACTAAATAGAGGCTTATACCtcctcatataaatatataagaaaattccAATTATATGTCAATATTAGTCATCTCTATGTTTTGTTTGGACATGGTATTAGAGCTGCAATTGTTAATACCGAGTATACTAATGCTTCTAGTAGCTCTACTTCAACTGAGCTTTTTGTCGTTGATTCACTTTTCCAATTACAGTATTCCGATAACCCAAGCTCAAAAATGGTATCTACCTTTTTCAATTCTAGTAACTACATCATGAAACCtttatttttaacaagttttacATCCAAGTTAATTATAAGTCTAGTTTTAGTTCAGATTCTTGTATTTTTCTCATATCCCTAAATGTATGGCATGAACAATTTGGTCATGCATTAGGTGATGCTATCAAATATATCAATCCTTCTATTTCAATGTCAAAATCTGCATTGaatgatgtttttgaatgtAATATTTGTCCGAAAGCTAAACAACATCGACTTTAATTCTCATCTATCTCTATAAATTGAGGTTTTTATTCGAACTATTACACATTATATATGGAGACCTTATTGGAAAACTTAATTATACTCATTTTTTACTAACATTTGTCGACGATTTTCCCGACGTACTTAGACATTTATGTTGCATTAAAAAACCCAAGTAGTTTATACtcttaaaaatacattataaaataaactcaatttaACCTGACTATTAAAACAATTCGCACTCATAATGACATTGCATTATGTTCTTTACAGTGTCAAATGTTTCTAAATTAGTTTGAGATAGTTCATAAAAACAGTTGTGTTTATACTCCATAATAAAACAGGGTTGTTGAGAGAAATACAAACATGTATTACAAATtgaaaaaaactcttattttcctatccaaattaaaaaataatttaaggtcatttttttaaataagaagaaCTAGTATGTTACCCCACAATCATGTTCCTCTGcttttttatatcataaatattttgttgtcTACTAAAATACTCAGTTGGAGACACTATCTAATGTTAAATGGTAAGAATACATATTAAGTTTCTTAATATTAGTTGCTCAAGATTTTAATTAGCAAGAGGGTAGAATACCATGATAACTTCATCCCCGTTGTTAAACTCGTAAATGTTCGAACATTATTAGCAATTATAACTTCTAAATCTTGGCATCTTCATCAACTCAACAACATTGTTAAACTCGTAAATGTTCGAACATTATTAGCAATTATAGCTTCTAAATCTTGGAATCATCATCAACTCAACAACGTTGTTAAACTCGTAAATGTTCGAACATTATTAGCAATTATAGCTTCTAAATCTTGGCATCTTCATCAACTCAACATAAATATGCATTTTTACATGGCATTTTGGATGAAGAGGATATTTAAAACCACATCCTCGTTATGTTACTAGGTTTGTCTACTCGTAAAGAGACTTGATGTTTTTAAACAAGCCTAGCATTAGtgacattaaattttataataagcTGTTAGGACGtggttttaaataatatgttgCAAAGTTGCctgttttcaaaatatattttattttctaatttcaCATCATTATTGTTCTATGTTGATGATGCTCTTGTAGTAGGAAATTTTTTATTGGAATTTTTTCTTCACACCTATTTTATTAGgtcaaatattttcttggtcttgaaaattttcaaactacTTAACAGGGATTTATTTTAACTAGAGGAAGTAC is part of the Impatiens glandulifera chromosome 1, dImpGla2.1, whole genome shotgun sequence genome and encodes:
- the LOC124930459 gene encoding histone H1-like, which translates into the protein MATQTSSAVKAKKIKNPPTHPRYIEMVTEAIVTLKERNGSSQYAIAKHIEDKQKQLPSNFKKLLLVQLKKLVASGKLVKVKSSFKIPAAAARSKVSKTVIPPTKNSVKPVEKKNKLPVKTKAATTKPAAKPTPKSKVTVAKSEAKPKAASKAKPAAKPKAAAAAKPKAAAAKPKAAAAKPKAAAAKPKEAIKKAKVVTAMTSTRTSPAASPALKPAPKKAPVKPKTVKSSEKKRVTRSRKN